In Anaerolineales bacterium, one DNA window encodes the following:
- a CDS encoding ATP-binding protein: MSIIPSMLPDFRVRQRDYLLEISRALTQELDLEKLLARILHISIEMLAGQAGLIALKHADGWRVATAHGIAPAFLSYLTPLLAEEKVRELDVRELNRMLKELTYTASMGLLNGTGLPLATHGQVIGVIFIFRNYADLFTPNDRVLLQSFADQAAIAVFNAQLYGQVSYEKKRLDALLDSAADGILILDSNLMIERCNEAFEKLLGRTREEVTGEPHNEIIQWKKEPQGRTLEESAANGWPLTPNATLYVEGDLERPLPPPLPVGITYAPLFSEENKLRNVIVSVRDITHFRTADELKATFISIVSHELRTPVALIKGYASTLRRDDAKWDKHTISDSLAVIEEEADRLSKLIDDLLDASRLQAGGLSLNQADVALPSLALRVTERFAPQSPKHRLITDFPEKFPVILGDENRLEQVIANLVSNALKYATEGEIKISGTARPEQVIVCVSDEGPGIETKDIPHIFDRFYRSTNAVKQTKGAGLGLYLARAIVEAHGGRIWADPKPESGARICFSLPR, encoded by the coding sequence ATGTCCATCATCCCTTCCATGCTGCCGGATTTTCGCGTCCGGCAGCGGGATTACCTGCTCGAAATCTCGCGCGCGCTTACCCAGGAACTCGACCTCGAGAAACTGCTGGCGCGTATTTTGCACATTTCGATCGAAATGCTGGCCGGCCAGGCGGGACTCATCGCTCTTAAACACGCCGACGGCTGGCGCGTGGCAACGGCGCACGGCATTGCCCCGGCATTCCTCTCCTACCTAACCCCATTGCTCGCCGAGGAAAAAGTCCGTGAACTGGACGTGCGCGAGCTCAACCGCATGTTGAAGGAATTGACCTACACGGCCAGCATGGGTCTGCTCAACGGAACGGGTCTGCCGCTTGCCACGCACGGACAGGTCATCGGCGTGATCTTCATCTTTCGTAATTATGCAGACCTGTTCACCCCCAATGACCGTGTCCTTTTGCAGTCCTTTGCAGACCAGGCTGCCATTGCCGTCTTCAACGCCCAGCTTTATGGACAGGTCTCGTACGAAAAGAAACGGCTCGATGCACTCCTCGACTCCGCCGCAGACGGCATCCTGATCCTCGATTCAAACCTGATGATCGAACGCTGTAACGAAGCCTTTGAAAAACTCCTCGGGCGGACGCGCGAGGAAGTCACAGGCGAACCGCACAACGAGATTATCCAGTGGAAAAAGGAACCGCAAGGCAGGACACTCGAAGAATCGGCCGCAAATGGCTGGCCCCTGACGCCCAATGCAACCCTGTATGTGGAAGGCGATCTCGAACGTCCGCTTCCGCCGCCGCTTCCCGTCGGAATCACCTATGCGCCCCTGTTTTCGGAGGAAAATAAACTTCGCAATGTCATCGTCAGTGTGCGCGACATCACACACTTCAGAACTGCGGATGAACTCAAAGCGACCTTCATTTCGATCGTCAGCCACGAACTGCGCACACCTGTCGCCCTGATCAAGGGGTATGCGTCCACTCTGCGGCGCGACGATGCAAAATGGGACAAGCACACCATCAGCGATTCGCTGGCGGTCATCGAAGAGGAGGCGGATCGTTTGTCCAAGTTGATCGATGACCTGCTGGATGCCTCCCGCCTGCAGGCCGGAGGTCTCAGCTTGAACCAGGCGGATGTAGCCCTGCCCAGCCTTGCGCTAAGAGTGACCGAACGTTTCGCACCGCAATCACCAAAACACCGCCTCATCACCGATTTCCCTGAAAAATTCCCGGTCATCCTTGGCGACGAGAATCGGCTGGAGCAGGTGATCGCAAACCTCGTATCCAATGCCCTAAAATACGCAACCGAGGGTGAGATAAAGATCAGCGGCACAGCGCGCCCGGAACAGGTGATCGTGTGTGTCAGCGATGAAGGACCCGGCATAGAGACCAAGGACATCCCGCATATTTTTGACCGCTTCTATCGCTCGACCAACGCCGTAAAACAGACCAAAGGCGCCGGGTTGGGATTGTATCTGGCGCGCGCCATTGTGGAAGCCCACGGCGGACGCATCTGGGCCGACCCCAAACCGGAATCCGGCGCGAGGATCTGCTTCTCCCTTCCAAGATAA
- the pepF gene encoding oligoendopeptidase F, translating into MPKTIPPRNTIEKQYTWNAESVFKSDKEWEAELQSILKDIPSIKKYQGNLGTSPQTLLEAMQTMEALMKRVMHVYMYAAFSYNVDTTDQKATAMLGKAQGMYGQVAGAISFINPELLQIGKSTLDDWMNTNEKLGVYRQSIRDLFRQQEHVRSSEVEELLGMLSDPLSGADNSTSMLVNADFKFAPAKDSKGRKIEVTQGNFHTALMEDPDRKVRQTAFESYMDKHIEFKNTLATNLATSIKNNVFFMRAREHTSTLEASLFNNNIPVEVFHNLIDTFQKKLPVWHRYFEIRRKALKLKEVTYYDMWAPIAKKKPKVPFEKAVDLISESLAPLGGEYVDTLRKGCLEERWVDRYPNKGKANGAFSYGAPGTHPFIMMSYTDEVGSMSTLAHELGHSMHSHLTWKNQPMAYSSYSLFVAEVASNFNQAMMRGHLLKTITDRNFLIALIEEAVGGNFFRYFFQMPTLARFELETHQRVERGEPLTADSMQDLMADLFAEGFGPRVKVDRPRVGMAWSTFPHLFADYYVYQYATGISGAHALSSRILRGEPKAVENYLGFLKSGSSEYPLDVLKKAGVDLTTPKPVEETFAVMESYIDRLEELIG; encoded by the coding sequence ATGCCCAAGACCATCCCGCCACGCAATACGATAGAGAAGCAATACACGTGGAACGCTGAAAGCGTTTTTAAGTCCGACAAGGAATGGGAAGCTGAATTACAAAGTATTTTGAAGGACATCCCCAGCATCAAAAAATACCAGGGGAATTTGGGGACATCGCCGCAGACCCTGCTCGAAGCGATGCAAACCATGGAAGCGTTGATGAAACGCGTCATGCATGTATATATGTATGCGGCCTTCTCATACAACGTGGACACCACCGACCAGAAAGCCACCGCCATGCTCGGCAAGGCGCAGGGCATGTATGGCCAGGTGGCCGGCGCGATTTCATTTATCAACCCTGAACTGCTCCAGATCGGCAAATCCACGCTTGACGACTGGATGAACACCAACGAGAAACTGGGCGTGTACCGTCAGAGCATTCGAGACCTCTTCCGCCAGCAGGAGCATGTCCGCTCCAGCGAGGTGGAGGAACTGCTCGGCATGTTGTCCGACCCGCTGAGCGGCGCGGATAACAGCACCAGCATGCTGGTCAATGCGGATTTCAAGTTCGCACCCGCCAAAGACAGCAAGGGCAGAAAGATCGAAGTCACACAGGGAAATTTCCACACTGCCCTGATGGAAGACCCGGATCGCAAGGTTCGGCAGACCGCGTTCGAGAGCTACATGGACAAGCACATCGAGTTCAAGAACACGCTTGCCACCAATCTCGCAACGTCCATTAAAAACAATGTCTTTTTCATGCGGGCACGCGAGCATACCTCCACCCTGGAAGCATCCCTGTTCAATAACAACATCCCCGTGGAAGTGTTCCACAACCTAATCGACACCTTCCAAAAGAAGCTCCCCGTCTGGCACCGCTATTTTGAGATCCGCCGTAAGGCCTTGAAACTGAAAGAGGTCACCTACTACGATATGTGGGCCCCCATTGCAAAGAAAAAGCCAAAGGTTCCCTTTGAAAAGGCAGTCGACCTGATCTCGGAAAGCCTCGCCCCGCTTGGCGGGGAATACGTGGATACGCTTCGCAAGGGATGTCTCGAAGAGCGCTGGGTGGACCGCTATCCCAACAAAGGCAAGGCCAATGGCGCATTTTCCTACGGCGCGCCGGGTACGCATCCGTTCATCATGATGTCCTATACGGATGAGGTGGGCAGTATGAGCACCCTTGCGCATGAACTTGGCCACTCCATGCATTCCCACCTCACCTGGAAGAACCAGCCGATGGCCTATTCGAGTTATTCGCTTTTCGTCGCCGAAGTCGCATCGAACTTCAACCAGGCGATGATGCGCGGTCATTTGCTCAAGACCATCACCGACAGGAACTTCCTGATCGCCTTGATCGAGGAAGCCGTCGGCGGAAACTTCTTCCGATATTTCTTCCAGATGCCGACGCTGGCGCGCTTTGAGCTGGAGACGCATCAACGGGTGGAACGCGGCGAACCCCTGACAGCCGATTCGATGCAGGACCTGATGGCGGACCTGTTCGCCGAGGGATTTGGCCCCAGGGTGAAAGTGGACCGTCCGCGCGTGGGGATGGCCTGGTCCACATTCCCCCACCTCTTCGCGGATTATTATGTCTATCAATATGCAACGGGAATTTCAGGCGCGCACGCCCTTTCCAGCAGGATCCTGCGCGGTGAACCGAAGGCCGTGGAAAATTATCTCGGTTTCCTCAAGTCCGGTTCATCCGAATATCCGCTGGATGTATTGAAGAAAGCCGGTGTGGACCTGACCACGCCCAAACCCGTTGAAGAGACCTTTGCCGTGATGGAAAGTTATATTGACCGGCTGGAAGAGTTGATCGGGTAA
- a CDS encoding CpXC domain-containing protein has translation MPQTTIACPRCKQMIQANVEQLFDVTADPQAKQRMLSGQSNFARCQYCGYEGRLATPIIYHDNEKELLLTFFPPELAMPLNEQEKMIGPLIKQVMDKLPPEKRKGYLLSPQANLTYESMMETILGKEGITSEMIKGQQERVKFMERLMQVTTKDVRSELIKQNEKIIDEQFFALFSRIAQNAMQSGQEPVARALIEIQTQLLDETEYGKKLKESVGELEAAQQVLQEAGQNLTREKLLDFVLDAKSDARIRAYVSLARAGMDYVFFQNLTEKLEKTSGEEKTRLETIRGKLLDFVNEIDKQLEARFKQAQQFVETLLEKDDIEKATQENLEGFSQDTVEVVNQLLRQASDKNDYARMGKLQKMVQVLQAASAPPPEVAFIEQLIQVPDEAGIEKMLADNDALVNQQFLDALSGLVAQMESQPDNPEAKAMGGKLGGIHKVALKYSMKKNMG, from the coding sequence ATGCCGCAAACTACAATCGCATGTCCCCGCTGTAAACAAATGATCCAGGCGAACGTCGAGCAGTTATTTGACGTGACCGCCGACCCGCAGGCCAAGCAACGCATGTTGAGCGGACAATCCAACTTTGCCCGCTGTCAATACTGCGGATATGAGGGCCGCCTTGCAACCCCCATCATCTATCATGATAACGAGAAGGAATTGCTGCTGACCTTCTTCCCGCCGGAACTGGCCATGCCGTTGAATGAGCAGGAGAAGATGATCGGTCCGCTCATCAAGCAGGTGATGGACAAACTTCCGCCCGAAAAGCGCAAGGGGTATTTGCTCAGTCCGCAAGCCAACCTGACCTACGAATCCATGATGGAGACCATTTTGGGCAAGGAGGGCATCACCTCTGAAATGATCAAGGGTCAGCAGGAACGTGTCAAGTTCATGGAGCGCTTGATGCAGGTCACCACGAAGGATGTGCGTTCGGAGTTGATCAAGCAGAACGAAAAGATCATAGACGAACAGTTCTTCGCATTGTTCAGCCGCATTGCGCAAAACGCCATGCAAAGCGGACAGGAACCGGTTGCGCGTGCGTTGATCGAGATCCAGACCCAGTTGTTGGATGAGACCGAATACGGCAAAAAGTTGAAGGAATCCGTCGGGGAACTGGAAGCAGCCCAACAGGTCCTGCAGGAGGCGGGCCAAAACCTGACCCGCGAGAAACTACTGGACTTCGTCCTCGATGCAAAATCCGATGCACGCATCCGCGCCTACGTCTCGCTGGCGCGCGCCGGCATGGACTACGTCTTCTTCCAAAATTTGACCGAGAAACTCGAGAAGACCTCCGGCGAGGAAAAGACCAGGCTGGAAACCATCCGCGGCAAATTGCTGGATTTTGTGAATGAAATCGACAAGCAGCTTGAGGCGCGATTTAAACAGGCACAGCAATTTGTGGAAACCTTGCTGGAAAAGGATGACATTGAAAAAGCGACACAGGAAAATCTGGAGGGCTTTTCACAGGATACCGTGGAGGTCGTGAATCAACTACTGCGGCAGGCATCAGATAAAAACGACTACGCCCGCATGGGAAAACTGCAGAAGATGGTACAGGTTCTGCAAGCCGCAAGCGCGCCGCCGCCCGAAGTGGCATTTATCGAGCAGTTGATCCAGGTCCCCGATGAGGCGGGCATCGAAAAAATGCTCGCGGACAACGATGCGCTGGTCAACCAGCAATTCCTGGATGCCCTCAGCGGGCTGGTCGCCCAAATGGAAAGCCAGCCCGACAACCCCGAAGCCAAAGCCATGGGCGGGAAGTTGGGCGGGATCCATAAAGTGGCGTTGAAGTATTCGATGAAGAAGAATATGGGCTGA
- a CDS encoding PIG-L family deacetylase, which produces MQTLKLLAVFAHPDDESMGMGGTLAKYAAEGVETHLVCASRGERGWGGPEEQNPGLDGLGRIRTKELENAVALLGIRSLSFLGYIDGDVDKADHVEAIGRIVTHIRKIQPQVVVTFPHDGIYGHPDHIAIGQFTAAAIVCAADSRYKDAENLTSHRVSKLYFMVDDENFVHSVMPYFDDISFPVDDQVRGEIPWKEWMITTRIDTSEYCRIAWRAIRCHQSQSGSLGGLAELDEDAAALLLAMQGTFYRVFSMVNGGRRLETDFFEGLR; this is translated from the coding sequence ATACAGACACTAAAGCTTCTTGCAGTTTTTGCACATCCGGATGACGAATCGATGGGTATGGGAGGCACACTGGCAAAGTATGCCGCCGAAGGAGTGGAAACTCACCTCGTCTGCGCTTCACGCGGAGAGAGGGGCTGGGGAGGTCCCGAGGAGCAGAATCCAGGTTTGGATGGACTCGGCAGGATCCGCACAAAGGAATTGGAGAATGCCGTTGCGCTGCTTGGCATCCGGAGCCTGTCCTTTCTCGGCTACATCGACGGTGACGTGGACAAAGCAGACCATGTTGAAGCCATTGGCAGGATCGTCACACACATCCGCAAAATCCAGCCGCAAGTGGTGGTGACATTTCCGCATGACGGCATCTATGGGCATCCCGACCACATCGCCATTGGACAGTTCACCGCGGCCGCCATCGTCTGCGCCGCGGACTCAAGGTACAAAGACGCGGAAAATCTTACCTCGCATCGTGTTTCCAAACTGTATTTCATGGTGGATGATGAAAACTTCGTACATTCCGTGATGCCGTATTTTGATGATATTTCCTTCCCCGTGGACGACCAGGTTCGCGGAGAAATCCCTTGGAAGGAGTGGATGATCACCACGCGCATCGATACATCCGAGTATTGCCGCATCGCATGGCGCGCCATCCGCTGTCATCAAAGCCAGTCAGGTTCGCTTGGCGGACTTGCCGAATTGGACGAAGACGCAGCCGCTCTCCTCCTTGCCATGCAGGGGACATTTTATCGTGTATTTAGCATGGTGAATGGGGGCCGCAGGCTGGAGACGGATTTCTTTGAGGGATTGAGGTAA
- a CDS encoding pyridoxamine 5'-phosphate oxidase family protein, producing MDAQSEKLLARIIRTARVASLATLRDEAPQVSMVAYITTDDFSAFHIHVSRLAQHTMDMQKNKRVGLLITETDDGRDDPQTLARVSIRGTAELIQNGEPGYTPLKERYLARFPEAEQLFDLDDFNFWRINPKGGRYVAGFAKAYNITPETLKKVSAR from the coding sequence ATGGATGCTCAATCAGAAAAACTCCTGGCTCGCATCATCCGTACGGCACGCGTCGCATCCCTGGCAACCCTGCGTGATGAAGCCCCGCAGGTCTCCATGGTTGCCTATATCACCACGGATGATTTTTCCGCGTTCCACATTCATGTCAGCCGCCTCGCCCAGCACACCATGGACATGCAAAAAAACAAGCGTGTCGGCTTGCTGATCACCGAAACCGATGACGGGCGTGATGACCCGCAGACACTTGCGCGGGTATCCATTCGTGGCACGGCGGAACTTATCCAGAATGGCGAACCCGGGTACACACCTCTCAAAGAACGATATCTTGCACGCTTCCCTGAAGCGGAGCAATTGTTCGATCTGGATGATTTCAACTTCTGGCGCATCAACCCAAAGGGCGGACGATATGTGGCGGGTTTTGCAAAGGCGTATAATATTACGCCTGAAACGCTTAAAAAAGTTTCAGCAAGATAA
- a CDS encoding winged helix-turn-helix domain-containing protein, producing the protein MEDEEEYPILVAQDGPLKGQRWALSHTLMVGRDATCEIHVQDRQVSRFHARITPTPEGVTLEDLGSKNGTNHNGAELSAPVMLQDGDLLGIALAQQFIFLTSDATMPLAEGGLRPGRLLMDQKSRQVWVNQQQVAPSLSAQQFKLLWMLYEKQGQVISRSDLVAVVWGEEQTLGVSDQALDALIRRLRDRLAVLDPGHQYIDTVRGHGLRLDNPPIGEL; encoded by the coding sequence ATGGAAGACGAAGAGGAATATCCCATTCTTGTGGCACAGGACGGTCCGTTAAAGGGACAGCGCTGGGCATTAAGCCATACGTTAATGGTTGGACGTGACGCCACCTGCGAGATCCACGTTCAGGACAGACAGGTCTCGCGTTTTCACGCGCGCATCACGCCGACCCCGGAGGGCGTGACGCTGGAAGACCTTGGCAGCAAGAATGGGACGAACCATAACGGCGCGGAGTTGAGCGCGCCTGTCATGTTACAGGACGGTGACCTGCTCGGGATCGCGCTTGCCCAGCAATTCATCTTCCTCACGTCTGATGCCACCATGCCGCTGGCAGAGGGCGGGCTTCGCCCCGGCCGTTTGTTGATGGACCAGAAATCGCGTCAGGTTTGGGTCAACCAGCAACAGGTGGCGCCGTCATTGTCTGCCCAGCAGTTCAAGTTGTTGTGGATGTTGTATGAAAAACAGGGGCAGGTCATTAGCCGCAGCGACCTGGTGGCGGTTGTTTGGGGCGAGGAACAAACACTGGGTGTGTCTGACCAGGCGCTGGATGCGTTGATCCGCCGCCTGCGGGACAGGCTTGCCGTACTGGACCCCGGTCATCAATACATTGACACGGTGCGCGGACACGGTCTGCGCCTGGATAACCCTCCGATCGGTGAATTATAG
- a CDS encoding serine/threonine-protein kinase, with amino-acid sequence MPQSLKSGEILRDRYKIREQIGQGGTGSIYLAEDLRLQGRLCALKEVEHNQALPPEVLKQAREQFFREASVLARLDHPNLPKVSDYFSEGPLDYLVMDYVPGKDLRERMQEARRNKTFLSEKEVLRWAVQIADALDFLHHQTPPIIHRDLKPSNLKITPGGMIKLVDFGLVKIMAPDEVTITVIQGQGTALYTPLEQYGGDDTHTDPRADIFSFGATLYHLLTNQPPTEVRRRFLDTRSLVPPREINPRLSSHVEKAVLWAMSLHPDNRPINVATFRDALLGKVEAPSKPALDRSSFEAPHFSIFSSEQIAGYTAIGLFILGFVSTLLR; translated from the coding sequence TTGCCCCAATCGTTAAAGAGCGGGGAGATCCTGCGTGACCGCTACAAGATCCGCGAGCAGATCGGGCAGGGCGGTACAGGCAGTATTTACCTTGCAGAAGACCTGCGTTTGCAAGGCCGTCTCTGTGCGCTCAAGGAAGTTGAGCACAACCAGGCTCTCCCACCCGAGGTTCTAAAACAGGCGCGCGAGCAATTCTTTCGTGAAGCTTCCGTGCTTGCACGCCTCGACCACCCCAACCTGCCAAAGGTTTCGGACTACTTTTCCGAAGGTCCGCTTGACTACCTTGTAATGGATTATGTACCGGGCAAGGACCTGCGTGAACGGATGCAGGAAGCGCGCCGCAATAAGACCTTTCTCTCGGAAAAGGAGGTCCTGCGCTGGGCTGTACAAATTGCCGATGCGCTGGATTTTCTTCATCACCAAACTCCGCCCATCATCCATCGCGATCTCAAACCAAGCAACCTCAAGATCACGCCGGGCGGAATGATAAAGCTGGTTGATTTTGGACTTGTCAAGATCATGGCGCCGGATGAGGTCACCATTACAGTCATCCAGGGGCAGGGGACTGCGCTTTACACACCCCTGGAACAGTATGGCGGGGACGACACACATACTGATCCACGTGCCGACATTTTTTCGTTCGGCGCTACTCTCTATCACCTGCTGACCAACCAGCCTCCCACGGAAGTTCGCAGGCGCTTCCTGGATACCCGCAGCCTGGTCCCGCCTCGAGAGATCAATCCCCGCCTCAGCAGCCACGTGGAGAAAGCCGTCCTGTGGGCAATGTCCCTGCACCCGGACAATCGCCCCATCAATGTCGCCACATTCCGTGACGCCCTGTTGGGCAAAGTGGAGGCGCCCTCAAAACCCGCCCTGGATCGCTCAAGTTTCGAGGCGCCGCATTTTTCCATCTTCTCATCAGAGCAGATCGCAGGCTACACCGCGATCGGGCTGTTCATACTAGGCTTTGTTTCCACACTCTTGAGATAG
- a CDS encoding ATP-binding protein — protein sequence MKCKKCGSKASVNMRQHKLALCKEHYLAWVPEQTERFIKKYQMFTREEKILVAVSGGKDSLSLWDILVQLGYQADGLYLGLGIDTSTLPSAGSGIAYSRESQRLSEEFAAENNLKLHVVDIEKEYGHSIPVLSEISYRGHGKPCAVCGLAKRHEMNRIARDLGYDVLATGHNLDDEAAVLFGNTLNWSSEYLLRQGPVLPEADGLARKVKPLCRFYEREMTAFALARGIEYMYDECPFAEGSQQIFYKETLNQLETARPGAKLTFYLRFLEARRSGELFVDGNTKRDALHACTKCGQATSAPGLCSFCRMIEKANTTTE from the coding sequence ATGAAGTGCAAGAAATGCGGAAGCAAGGCATCGGTCAACATGCGCCAGCACAAACTGGCTTTGTGCAAGGAGCATTATCTTGCATGGGTCCCCGAACAGACCGAACGCTTCATAAAAAAATACCAAATGTTCACGCGCGAAGAGAAGATTCTCGTTGCGGTTTCGGGCGGCAAGGATTCGCTTTCCTTGTGGGATATTCTCGTGCAACTCGGCTATCAGGCGGATGGCCTGTATCTGGGGCTTGGCATTGACACTTCGACGTTGCCCAGTGCAGGCTCGGGCATCGCTTATTCCCGTGAGTCGCAGCGTCTCAGTGAAGAGTTCGCTGCCGAAAATAATCTCAAACTTCATGTGGTGGATATTGAGAAGGAATACGGACATTCGATCCCTGTGCTGTCGGAGATCAGCTATCGTGGGCACGGCAAGCCGTGTGCTGTGTGCGGGCTTGCAAAACGGCATGAAATGAACCGTATCGCCAGGGACCTTGGATATGATGTCCTCGCCACCGGGCATAATCTTGACGATGAAGCAGCGGTACTTTTTGGTAACACCTTGAATTGGTCCAGTGAATACCTTCTGCGGCAGGGACCTGTGTTGCCCGAAGCCGATGGGCTGGCACGCAAGGTCAAGCCGTTGTGCCGTTTCTACGAACGCGAGATGACCGCCTTTGCTTTGGCGCGGGGGATCGAATATATGTACGATGAGTGTCCATTTGCGGAAGGTTCACAGCAAATATTCTATAAAGAGACGCTCAATCAACTGGAGACAGCCAGACCCGGCGCAAAACTTACCTTTTATTTGCGTTTTTTGGAGGCCAGGCGGAGCGGGGAATTATTTGTCGACGGGAACACCAAGCGGGATGCGCTGCACGCCTGTACGAAATGCGGGCAGGCCACATCCGCACCCGGGCTTTGTTCGTTTTGCAGGATGATCGAAAAGGCGAATACCACGACAGAATAG
- a CDS encoding MoaD/ThiS family protein, which yields MIAKLVLRDKEYEAKAGMTLLDALKKSNIVPESVIATRDGEMITEDEILRNGDVIRLIAVISGG from the coding sequence ATGATCGCGAAGTTGGTTTTACGGGACAAGGAATACGAAGCGAAGGCAGGCATGACCCTGCTGGATGCGTTGAAAAAGAGCAATATTGTGCCCGAATCCGTGATCGCGACACGGGACGGCGAAATGATCACGGAGGATGAAATCCTGCGGAACGGGGATGTTATTAGATTGATCGCAGTGATCTCCGGCGGTTGA
- a CDS encoding glycosyltransferase, whose translation MRIGMMADVYKPYISGITNYIEINKRYLELAGHDVFVFTFGELEYKDDEPNIIRSPGLPLADTGFFLSMRYSRAAKKLLQSMDVVHVHHPFLSGRLALRYCRPVQIPIIFTNHTRYDLYAQAYLPLMPEEISHGLLQAYMPSFCDAVNLVISPSAGMEKVLRQLNVESRVEVVPNGVELKRFHEAAPLPRTEFGFQEDDILLVYAGRLAPEKNLPFLLKSFAGVAQAIPNAYLLLIGSGNPQFDEEIRVLVSELDLSNRVRFTGRISYDKLPSHLAMCNVFVTASVTEVHPLSVIEAMGAGLPVMGVRSVGVGDTVQEGVAGFLSTHDLPAFTAKLTRLCLDPNLRAQMSDSARKASSAFAIEHTTAIMLKHYEKLAHESRPHKSNWRTRLRGFMEQFNA comes from the coding sequence ATGCGAATCGGAATGATGGCGGACGTCTATAAGCCGTATATAAGCGGCATCACCAACTATATAGAGATCAACAAACGCTACCTCGAACTGGCCGGGCACGATGTCTTCGTCTTTACCTTTGGTGAACTTGAATATAAGGACGATGAGCCGAACATTATACGCAGTCCCGGCCTGCCGCTGGCCGATACTGGTTTTTTTCTGTCCATGCGCTACTCGCGCGCCGCAAAAAAACTCCTGCAATCCATGGATGTTGTCCATGTCCATCATCCCTTCCTGAGCGGGCGTCTCGCACTGCGCTACTGCCGACCTGTGCAAATCCCCATCATCTTCACCAACCACACCCGCTACGATCTATACGCACAAGCCTACCTGCCTTTGATGCCCGAAGAAATAAGCCATGGGCTTTTACAGGCGTACATGCCCTCCTTTTGTGATGCAGTGAACCTTGTCATTTCACCTTCGGCCGGCATGGAAAAGGTCCTGCGCCAGCTCAACGTGGAAAGCAGGGTGGAGGTTGTTCCAAACGGCGTGGAATTGAAACGCTTCCATGAAGCTGCCCCATTACCGCGCACCGAGTTTGGATTTCAGGAAGATGATATCCTGCTTGTGTACGCCGGACGCCTTGCGCCTGAAAAAAACCTGCCCTTCCTATTGAAATCCTTTGCAGGTGTTGCGCAGGCGATCCCAAACGCATATCTCCTGCTGATTGGCAGCGGCAATCCGCAGTTTGATGAGGAGATCCGCGTTCTTGTCAGCGAATTGGATCTATCGAACAGGGTCCGCTTTACAGGCAGGATCTCATACGATAAACTTCCATCTCATCTCGCCATGTGCAACGTCTTCGTCACAGCCTCCGTCACCGAAGTTCATCCGCTGTCTGTCATTGAAGCCATGGGGGCGGGACTTCCCGTTATGGGCGTCCGCTCGGTCGGCGTGGGAGACACGGTACAGGAGGGTGTTGCAGGGTTTCTTTCGACTCACGACCTGCCTGCCTTCACAGCCAAACTCACCCGCCTCTGTCTTGACCCGAACCTGCGTGCCCAAATGAGCGACTCGGCGCGAAAGGCATCCTCCGCCTTCGCCATCGAACATACCACAGCCATCATGCTCAAGCACTATGAAAAACTGGCTCACGAATCAAGACCCCACAAGAGCAATTGGCGAACCCGCTTGCGCGGGTTCATGGAACAATTCAACGCATGA
- a CDS encoding YraN family protein → MTKHNQKVGTWGETIAAEWFAERGYQIIARNVRTPYGEIDIIARQGDITIFIEVKALTASKNFQPEHQVTTRKREHMLNAAHHYTAEHEIDHWQIDVIAIEGRPGKNPIITHFENAI, encoded by the coding sequence ATGACAAAACATAACCAAAAGGTGGGCACATGGGGCGAGACCATTGCCGCGGAATGGTTTGCGGAACGCGGATACCAGATTATCGCCCGCAATGTGCGCACACCCTACGGCGAGATTGACATCATCGCCCGACAAGGCGATATCACCATTTTTATCGAGGTCAAAGCGCTGACAGCCAGTAAAAATTTCCAACCGGAGCATCAGGTCACTACACGCAAGCGTGAACACATGCTCAATGCCGCTCATCATTACACCGCGGAACATGAGATCGATCACTGGCAGATCGATGTCATTGCGATCGAAGGCAGACCCGGTAAAAATCCAATCATCACGCACTTTGAGAACGCTATATAA